ACAAGCCCCCGTCCTCGGGCGCAGATCTGTAACTGAGTCGCCGACGCATCTTTTTCCCGCTCTCAGAATCGTGATCCCCGTCAGAGGGTTAGTTCCCGCGCCCTGCCCTACTTGCTTGCGTCGGATTGCCGCCTCGTGTCCCGCGGACTGCGGGCCTAATCGCTGGGGGTCATTACGATTTCCGGCTTCCGCCCGCCCCCTGACCCGCTCCGGGTCCGGATTTCAGCGGGCCGTCCCGTCAGGGCACTGCCGGACAAGCAATAAGAGGCTTACATTGCTCAGATTCGTCAAACTCCCCATGATTGCGGCTTCGGCCCTGTTGCTGGCGGGGTGTCGCTATGACGTTCTCGCGCCCAGTGGCTGGGTGGCGGTGCAGGAACGCAACCTGCTGATCATCTCGACCCTGCTGATGCTGATCGTCATCATCCCGGTGCTGTTCCTCGGGATCTACCTGCCCTGGAAGTACCGCGCCGACCGGCCCGACCCCTCGGATTACGATCCCTCCTTCATCCATTCCACCAAGCTGGAGGTCCTGATCTGGGGCGTGCCCGTCGCGATCATCGTGGCGCTTGGCGCGGTCACATATGTCTACACCCACCGGCTGGACCCCTATCGCCCGCTCGACATCGCCGGCACGCCGCTGAAGGTCGAAGCGGTCTCGCTCGACTGGAAATGGCTGTTCATCTACCCCGAAGAAGGTGTCGCCGCGGTCAATGAACTGGCCCTGCCCGCCGGGCGCCCGGTCGAGATCAGCCTGACCTCTTCGACGGTGATGAACACCCTGTCGATCCCGGCGCTGAGCGGCATGGTCTATTCCATGGCCGGGATGGAGACCAAGCTGCACCTTGTGGCCGATCACGCCGGCACCTTCGCGGGTCGGTCGGCCCATTATTCGGGGCCGGGCTTCAGCCAGATGACCTTTGACACGCTGGCGATGGAGGAAGGCGATTTCGACGCCTGGGTGCAGAAGGCACGCAACGGCGACACGGCCCTGACGCGCGCCGCCTACATGGAGCTTGAAAAGCCCAGCATCGCCGCTCCGGTCCAGCATTTCGGCAATGTCGCCGAGGGGCTGTTCGACCGGATCGTCGGGCTCTGTGTCGAAGACGGCAAGGTCTGCATGAGTCAGATGATGATGCAGGACATGCATGGCGGCGGCGGCAAGGAAGGCATTCCCAATGCCGCCGCCTATGAATACGACAACCCGCGCCGCATCGACGGGCACGGCAACCTGATGCCACCGCTGCCGGGGTCGCAGTCCGATCACGACCTGCTGTCGCAATATCCCTGGAACGATCCCGATCAGCTTTGCGGTCTGCCCGCCGAGCAGGAGAAAGTATAACATGGCAACGGAACATGCACTTCCGGCCCAGACGGTGTCGCCGATCTTCGGCCGCCTCAACCTGGACTGGATCCCCTACCACGAACCGATCCTGATCGGCACCTTCGCAGGCGTCGCCCTTGCCGGTCTGATCGGGTTCTTCCTGATGACCTATTTCCGGCTCTGGATGCCCTTCTGGAAGAACTGGGTCACCACGGTCGACCACAAGAAGATCGGCATCATGTACATGGTGCTGGGCTTCATCATGCTGGTCCGGGGCTTTACCGATGCGCTGATGATGCGCGCCCAGCAGGCCATGGCCGCCGGGGGCGCAGAGGGCTACCTTCCGCCGCACCACTTCGATCAGGTCTTCACGGCGCATGGGGTCATCATGATCTTCTTCGTCGGCATGGCCTTCATCACCGGCTTCATGAACTTCGTCATGCCGCTGCAAATCGGCGCGCGGGACGTGGCCTTCCCCTTCCTGAACAACTTCTCGTTCTGGATGACGGTCTCCGGCGCGCTGCTGCTGAACCTGTCGCTGTTCATCGGTGAATTCGCCCGGACCGGCTGGCTGGCCTTCCCGCCCTTGTCGGGGTCGAGCTATTCGACCGGGCCGGGGATGGATTACTATCTCTGGTCGCTTCAGATCGCGGGGGTCGGCACCACCCTTTCGGGGATCAACATGCTGGCCACCATCTTCAAGATGCGCGCGCCGGGCATGAGCCTGATGAAGATGCCGATCTTCACCTGGACCACGCTGTGCACCAACGTGCTGATCGTTGCCGCCTTCCCGGTGCTGACGGCCACGCTGACCCTGCTGACGCTGGACCGCTACCTGGGCATGCACTTCTTCACCAACGACTTCGGCGGCAACGCCATGATGTACGTGAACCTGATCTGGATCTGGGGTCACCCGGAGGTCTACATCCTGATCCTGCCCTGCTTCGGCATCTTCTCGGAAATCGTCGCGACCTATTCCGGCAAGGCGATCTTCGGCTACAAGACCATGGTCTGGGCCACCGCCTGCATCATGGTGCTGTCCTTCCTCGTCTGGCTGCACCACTTCTTCACCATGGGCTCGGGCGCCAATGTGAATACCTTCTTCGGGATCACGACGATGATCATCGCCGTGCCGACAGGGGTCAAGGTCTTCAACTGGCTGTTCACCTTCTACAAGGGCCGCGTCCGGTTCGAGACCCCGCTTCTGTGGACCCTCGGCTTCATCATCGTCTTCACCATCGGGGGCATGTCGGGTGTGCTGCTGGCCGTGCCGCCGGTCGATTTCCAGCTACACAATACACTGTTCCTTGTCGCCCACTTCCACAATGTCATCATCGGCGGGGTAATCTTCGGCATCATGGCCGGGGTCAGCTACTGGTTCCCCAAGGCCTTCGGCTTCCGGCTGAACGACACCTGGGGGCGGCGCAGCTTCTGGTTCTGGTTCACCGGGTTCTTCTTTGCCTTCGTGCCGCTTTACGCGCTTGGGCTTATGGGGGCGACCCGGCGTCTGAACAGCTACATGGACACCGGCTGGCAGATCTACTTCATCGTGGCCGCCTTCGGCGCGGTGCTGATCCTGCTGGGCATCATCTGCACCTTCGTGATGTTCGCCGTCTCGATCCGCGACCGCAAGGCGCTGGCCGTCGGTGGCGATCCCTGGGGGGGCCGGACGCTGGAATGGGCGACGCAATCGCCGCCCGCGCCCTATAACTTCCCCGAGGAACTGCATGTCGTGGAACGCGACGAATGGTGGCGGATGAAGGCCGATGGCTTCCAGTGGTCCGAGCGGTACAGCCCGATCCACATGCCCCGGGGCACGGCCA
The Pseudooceanicola algae genome window above contains:
- the cyoB gene encoding cytochrome o ubiquinol oxidase subunit I, translating into MATEHALPAQTVSPIFGRLNLDWIPYHEPILIGTFAGVALAGLIGFFLMTYFRLWMPFWKNWVTTVDHKKIGIMYMVLGFIMLVRGFTDALMMRAQQAMAAGGAEGYLPPHHFDQVFTAHGVIMIFFVGMAFITGFMNFVMPLQIGARDVAFPFLNNFSFWMTVSGALLLNLSLFIGEFARTGWLAFPPLSGSSYSTGPGMDYYLWSLQIAGVGTTLSGINMLATIFKMRAPGMSLMKMPIFTWTTLCTNVLIVAAFPVLTATLTLLTLDRYLGMHFFTNDFGGNAMMYVNLIWIWGHPEVYILILPCFGIFSEIVATYSGKAIFGYKTMVWATACIMVLSFLVWLHHFFTMGSGANVNTFFGITTMIIAVPTGVKVFNWLFTFYKGRVRFETPLLWTLGFIIVFTIGGMSGVLLAVPPVDFQLHNTLFLVAHFHNVIIGGVIFGIMAGVSYWFPKAFGFRLNDTWGRRSFWFWFTGFFFAFVPLYALGLMGATRRLNSYMDTGWQIYFIVAAFGAVLILLGIICTFVMFAVSIRDRKALAVGGDPWGGRTLEWATQSPPAPYNFPEELHVVERDEWWRMKADGFQWSERYSPIHMPRGTATGVILSGAALVCGFAMVWYIWWLAIVSFLACIGIAIAHTFNYDRDYYIPEEEVALTENKEALA
- the cyoA gene encoding ubiquinol oxidase subunit II; this translates as MLRFVKLPMIAASALLLAGCRYDVLAPSGWVAVQERNLLIISTLLMLIVIIPVLFLGIYLPWKYRADRPDPSDYDPSFIHSTKLEVLIWGVPVAIIVALGAVTYVYTHRLDPYRPLDIAGTPLKVEAVSLDWKWLFIYPEEGVAAVNELALPAGRPVEISLTSSTVMNTLSIPALSGMVYSMAGMETKLHLVADHAGTFAGRSAHYSGPGFSQMTFDTLAMEEGDFDAWVQKARNGDTALTRAAYMELEKPSIAAPVQHFGNVAEGLFDRIVGLCVEDGKVCMSQMMMQDMHGGGGKEGIPNAAAYEYDNPRRIDGHGNLMPPLPGSQSDHDLLSQYPWNDPDQLCGLPAEQEKV